A DNA window from uncultured Methanoregula sp. contains the following coding sequences:
- a CDS encoding dolichyl-phosphate beta-glucosyltransferase — protein MTALPGRQLSLVIPAYNEEKRITRLFDAIAGFDGELIVVCDGTDRTADVVESIAARRTDLTIRCLRFDHRLGKGGGVLAGLTAAETPRVGYFDADGSTSISEMLRLFAMLDSSDAAMGSRWVPGSNLVVRQGFLRRIESRVFNLLIRLLFGLSFHDTQCGAKVFRKEALADVLPRMVSRGFEFDVELLWRLRGAGCTIAEVPIEWQNQGDSRVQKTDMIRMLLGLFAIRSGSGRK, from the coding sequence ATGACCGCTTTACCCGGGAGACAGTTAAGCCTCGTCATACCCGCTTACAACGAAGAGAAGAGGATCACCCGGCTCTTCGATGCCATAGCCGGCTTTGACGGGGAACTCATTGTGGTCTGTGACGGGACGGACCGCACTGCCGATGTTGTCGAGAGCATCGCGGCCCGGCGCACGGACCTTACCATCCGCTGCCTCAGATTCGATCACCGGCTGGGAAAAGGCGGGGGAGTGCTTGCCGGTCTCACCGCAGCAGAAACCCCCCGGGTCGGGTACTTTGATGCCGACGGCTCTACCAGCATCAGCGAGATGCTCCGTCTCTTTGCCATGCTCGATTCTTCTGATGCTGCCATGGGTTCGCGCTGGGTGCCGGGATCGAACCTCGTGGTCCGGCAGGGATTCCTCCGCCGCATCGAGAGCCGGGTCTTCAACCTGCTCATCCGGCTCCTCTTCGGGCTCTCGTTCCACGATACGCAGTGCGGTGCCAAGGTCTTCAGGAAAGAAGCGCTTGCGGATGTACTTCCCCGCATGGTATCCCGGGGATTCGAGTTCGACGTTGAACTCTTATGGCGGCTCAGGGGAGCAGGCTGTACTATTGCAGAAGTCCCTATCGAATGGCAGAACCAGGGGGACTCACGGGTCCAGAAGACGGACATGATCCGGATGCTCCTGGGCCTGTTTGCCATCCGCTCTGGTTCCGGACGGAAATGA
- a CDS encoding cation:proton antiporter, translating to MDFMLASASVIVLSVILLYLGQRFRIPSIVCFLLIGMLAGPFGFALITDQVTIDTVGEIGIILLLFTIGLEFSFQKLLHSWRAVIIGGVVQVCATIVAITFISSYFGMRFSEALIFGFIVSLSSTAIVMKILQEKGEVDTLQGRTLLGILIFQDLAIIPMMLLLPVIGGSGAFSLSTLPFQAGKLALIILVVVVLARWVIPRFLFRVAKEKNRELFLFTIAGICIVIAWLTNEAGLTYTLGAFIAGLIIGESDYNIDALGHIIPFRDVFAAVFFLSIGMLLDTRIVFGNFQYVALMVVIIIGVKLLTGTLSVAVLGMPARVCIFSGLALCQVGEFSFVLAKSGIDAGVIDVPVYQLFLAGAIITMILTPFLMKASPAAVDGFYRLLPVRPAKEADPAGIDEATGQEITDHIIIAGYGITGKSVARAATIAGIPYMVIELDPEIIEEERSRSHPNFILGDAVQEEVLEHAGIRRAKTLVVAVSEEEAIPRIIHTARNLAPGVHILARTRRTRNAQHLLDLGADQVISEEFEAALEIFTRALRQYQFPDDEIARIIRRTKKMGNALFTRCSDPDQSRRLQNFETFFKATHVHTLRVEEGSEAEGKTLGELEIQERFGIREFGYRRGGTEKLIIPDKNTQLLAGDMLILFVADEKASKIISLFSRNR from the coding sequence ATGGATTTCATGCTCGCCAGTGCCAGTGTCATCGTCCTCTCTGTCATCCTCCTGTATCTTGGCCAGAGGTTCCGGATCCCGAGCATAGTCTGTTTCCTCCTCATCGGTATGCTTGCCGGGCCGTTCGGGTTTGCCCTGATAACCGACCAGGTAACCATCGATACGGTAGGCGAGATCGGGATCATCCTCCTGCTCTTTACAATAGGGCTCGAATTCTCGTTCCAGAAACTCCTCCACTCCTGGCGGGCAGTCATCATCGGCGGCGTGGTCCAGGTCTGCGCAACGATTGTCGCCATCACTTTCATCTCCTCGTACTTCGGGATGCGGTTCTCCGAAGCCCTCATCTTCGGCTTCATCGTCTCCTTGTCGAGCACAGCTATCGTCATGAAGATCCTCCAGGAGAAAGGCGAGGTCGATACCCTCCAGGGCCGGACCCTTCTTGGCATCCTCATCTTCCAGGATCTCGCCATCATCCCCATGATGCTCCTCCTGCCCGTTATCGGGGGAAGCGGTGCGTTCAGCCTCTCCACCCTGCCGTTCCAGGCAGGCAAGCTTGCCCTGATCATCCTTGTGGTCGTTGTCCTGGCCCGGTGGGTGATCCCCCGGTTCCTCTTCCGGGTGGCAAAGGAGAAGAACCGCGAGCTCTTCCTCTTCACCATTGCCGGCATCTGTATTGTTATCGCCTGGCTCACGAACGAGGCCGGGCTCACCTATACCCTTGGCGCTTTCATAGCCGGTCTTATCATCGGGGAATCGGATTACAATATCGATGCCCTGGGGCACATCATCCCGTTCCGGGACGTCTTTGCCGCGGTCTTCTTCCTCTCGATAGGCATGCTGCTGGACACCCGGATCGTGTTTGGCAACTTCCAGTACGTGGCCCTCATGGTGGTCATCATCATCGGGGTCAAGCTCCTGACCGGCACCCTCTCGGTAGCGGTCCTCGGCATGCCCGCCCGGGTCTGCATCTTCTCGGGGCTCGCGCTCTGCCAGGTAGGGGAGTTCTCGTTCGTTCTTGCAAAGAGCGGTATCGACGCCGGTGTCATCGATGTGCCGGTGTACCAGCTCTTCCTGGCCGGCGCCATCATCACGATGATCCTCACGCCGTTCCTCATGAAGGCGTCTCCCGCTGCTGTCGACGGGTTTTACCGTCTTCTTCCGGTCAGGCCGGCAAAGGAGGCGGATCCGGCGGGGATCGATGAAGCCACCGGGCAGGAGATAACCGACCACATCATCATAGCCGGGTACGGGATCACGGGAAAGAGCGTTGCCCGGGCCGCAACCATCGCCGGCATCCCGTACATGGTCATCGAGCTCGACCCCGAGATCATCGAGGAAGAGCGGTCCCGGTCCCACCCGAACTTCATTCTCGGCGATGCAGTCCAGGAAGAGGTCCTGGAGCACGCGGGTATCCGGCGGGCAAAGACCCTTGTCGTGGCAGTCTCGGAGGAAGAAGCGATTCCCCGGATCATCCACACTGCCCGGAACCTTGCGCCCGGTGTCCACATCCTGGCCCGGACCCGGCGCACGAGGAACGCCCAGCACCTTCTCGATCTCGGCGCCGACCAGGTGATCTCGGAGGAGTTCGAAGCAGCTCTTGAGATCTTCACCCGGGCCCTCCGGCAGTACCAGTTCCCGGACGACGAGATCGCCCGGATCATCCGGAGAACCAAGAAGATGGGAAACGCCCTCTTCACCCGGTGCTCGGATCCCGACCAGAGTCGGCGCCTGCAGAACTTCGAGACCTTTTTCAAGGCAACGCATGTCCACACGCTCCGGGTGGAGGAGGGATCGGAGGCCGAGGGAAAGACCCTCGGCGAGCTGGAGATCCAGGAACGGTTCGGCATCCGCGAGTTCGGGTACCGCCGGGGCGGGACGGAGAAACTCATCATCCCGGACAAGAACACACAACTCCTTGCCGGCGATATGCTCATCCTCTTTGTCGCGGATGAGAAAGCATCCAAGATAATATCGCTCTTTTCGAGGAACCGGTAA
- the brxD gene encoding BREX system ATP-binding protein BrxD — translation MNIPEPERMDRRKVESINIINALRRGTVPAGGLDRIAVGLDVEEGVIAKQLDYVAEGGGDAKFIRGEYGSGKTFLVARALEIARTRGFVTSQIVISSQTPLYRLRSIYQQICAGLRTREEEHALKTILDTWIFSLEEKILSVTTGGQSDAELETLTEREIEAALSVISEMNSSLAAVLRTYYRSNNAGDFQTAQAALGWISAEPNIGRDLKQKAGIRGDIDDTIAFTFLRGLLEIIHGAGYRGLAIAVDEMETTQGLQRSQREKGYHTLVQIIDALDRGGMPRCYFLFTGTPALYDGSRGIRSVPPLYDRISVTQDENFRNPRQPQIHLAKFDTGKLELVALKVMDVYAQAYTEPDRERISHRFIRAMIQKITTRFGGRVDIIPRIFLKEFVDILDKCELYDDYNPAGTYDFDAEHLKGELTREEEAVMVVRF, via the coding sequence ATGAATATACCGGAACCTGAACGGATGGACCGGCGCAAAGTCGAGAGCATCAATATCATCAATGCCCTCCGGCGCGGGACGGTGCCGGCCGGCGGGCTCGATCGGATCGCGGTCGGGCTGGATGTCGAAGAGGGCGTTATCGCAAAACAGCTCGATTACGTTGCCGAGGGAGGGGGCGATGCGAAGTTCATCCGGGGCGAGTACGGCAGCGGCAAGACCTTCCTCGTGGCCAGGGCCCTCGAAATCGCACGGACGAGAGGGTTCGTCACATCCCAGATCGTGATATCCTCGCAGACCCCGCTCTACCGGCTCAGGAGTATCTACCAGCAGATCTGCGCCGGCCTGCGGACCCGGGAAGAAGAGCATGCCCTCAAGACGATCCTCGACACCTGGATCTTCTCCCTTGAAGAGAAGATCCTCTCGGTGACAACGGGCGGGCAGTCCGATGCCGAGCTCGAAACCTTAACAGAACGGGAGATCGAGGCGGCCCTCTCGGTCATCTCCGAGATGAACTCCTCGCTTGCTGCAGTCCTCCGCACGTATTACCGGTCCAACAATGCCGGGGATTTCCAGACCGCACAGGCAGCGCTCGGGTGGATCTCGGCCGAGCCCAATATCGGCCGGGATCTCAAACAGAAAGCAGGAATCCGGGGCGATATTGACGATACCATCGCGTTTACATTCCTGCGGGGTCTTCTTGAGATCATCCATGGCGCCGGTTACCGGGGGCTCGCCATCGCGGTCGACGAGATGGAGACCACCCAGGGACTCCAGCGCAGCCAGCGCGAGAAGGGATACCACACGCTCGTCCAGATAATCGATGCGCTGGACCGGGGCGGGATGCCGCGCTGCTACTTCCTCTTCACGGGAACCCCGGCCCTGTACGACGGGTCCCGGGGAATCCGATCGGTTCCCCCGCTCTATGACCGGATCAGCGTGACCCAGGACGAGAATTTCCGGAACCCGCGCCAGCCCCAGATCCACCTTGCCAAATTCGACACCGGGAAACTGGAACTGGTTGCCCTCAAGGTTATGGACGTGTACGCCCAGGCGTACACCGAGCCGGACCGGGAGCGCATCTCCCACCGGTTTATCCGGGCCATGATCCAGAAGATCACCACGCGCTTCGGCGGAAGGGTGGATATCATCCCGCGGATCTTCTTGAAAGAATTCGTGGATATCCTCGACAAATGCGAACTTTACGATGATTACAACCCCGCCGGGACCTATGATTTCGATGCCGAACACCTCAAAGGGGAGCTCACAAGGGAGGAAGAGGCCGTGATGGTGGTCAGGTTCTGA
- a CDS encoding PaaI family thioesterase → MIMSYLDNISKNGQRANPFFCLMGIEIVEAGPGRAVLKMQVRPDMHNGVGWLQGGALVAIADEAMALALYPLLSPEEGIATISESTSFIKGTRDGVIFAEGRVVKKGRRVAFMEGEVWMEEGERILLSRTTAAFAVTSRS, encoded by the coding sequence ATGATTATGAGTTATCTGGACAATATCAGCAAGAACGGTCAGCGTGCCAATCCCTTTTTTTGTCTCATGGGAATTGAGATTGTTGAGGCCGGGCCGGGAAGGGCGGTCCTGAAGATGCAGGTCCGGCCGGACATGCATAACGGCGTCGGCTGGCTCCAGGGTGGGGCTCTTGTTGCCATTGCCGATGAGGCCATGGCTCTTGCCCTCTACCCGCTCCTCTCCCCGGAGGAAGGCATTGCCACGATCTCGGAGTCCACGAGTTTTATCAAGGGAACGCGGGACGGTGTCATCTTTGCCGAGGGCCGGGTTGTCAAGAAAGGCCGCCGGGTGGCTTTTATGGAAGGGGAGGTCTGGATGGAGGAGGGCGAACGCATCCTCCTCTCCCGGACAACCGCAGCCTTCGCGGTCACTTCCCGGTCTTAA
- a CDS encoding tetratricopeptide repeat protein, whose translation MKYGRILSILAILVIIACVVQPVMAEMAEFDNGTLATTYYNRGSQAASAGNLQIAVYWFDQALASNTSLVAKSDTLLYIYKDKAAVLADLGNYSEAVTTADQGLALYKKDPGLWNNKGYALFKQGKYNDAITAYNQAITVAEAQNETYIKGYINKGIALNLSGRPGEAVTAYNKVLESDPGNADATAGLAIAQKDAQNASTTMNIILGAIVIIAIVLVVWYVKFRKPAPADKKSSSGKKDKKQKKE comes from the coding sequence ATGAAATACGGGCGTATTCTTTCCATCCTGGCAATTCTTGTGATAATTGCCTGCGTTGTACAGCCGGTGATGGCTGAAATGGCGGAATTTGATAACGGGACCCTGGCTACGACTTATTACAACCGGGGCTCGCAGGCTGCTTCGGCAGGTAACCTGCAGATCGCAGTGTACTGGTTCGACCAGGCGCTTGCATCGAACACGTCCCTGGTTGCCAAATCCGACACGCTCCTTTATATTTACAAGGACAAGGCAGCAGTACTTGCCGATCTCGGGAATTATTCTGAGGCCGTGACAACCGCAGACCAGGGTCTGGCACTCTACAAAAAGGATCCCGGTCTCTGGAACAACAAGGGTTACGCCCTCTTCAAACAGGGCAAGTACAATGATGCAATCACTGCCTACAACCAGGCCATCACCGTTGCAGAAGCACAGAACGAGACCTACATCAAAGGGTATATCAACAAGGGGATCGCCCTGAACCTGTCGGGAAGACCCGGTGAGGCGGTCACGGCCTACAACAAAGTGCTCGAATCCGACCCGGGCAATGCCGATGCAACGGCCGGTCTTGCCATAGCGCAGAAAGATGCACAGAATGCATCCACAACAATGAATATAATCCTTGGTGCAATCGTCATAATCGCCATCGTGCTCGTAGTCTGGTACGTCAAGTTCCGGAAGCCAGCACCAGCCGATAAAAAATCCTCGTCAGGAAAGAAAGACAAGAAACAGAAGAAAGAATAA
- the guaA gene encoding glutamine-hydrolyzing GMP synthase, with protein MVKCDKFIPKSIEEIKAAAGTDKVVMALSGGVDSSVCAALAARAIGDNLIPIYIDTGLMRKGETDRIRTIFGNIHLQIVDAGDEFLDALKGITDPEAKRKAIGERFIRVFEREAKKQGAKCLLQGTIYPDRIESEGGIKSHHNVGGMPLHMEFTKVIEPIRDLYKDEVREVAGALGLPKEIQHRMPFPGPGLAVRVLGEVTREKVAVIREANWIVEDELVEKYAPWQCFAALVGLGTGVKGDNRIHGWIVAVRAVNSRDGMTADPVNIPFEHLMRIGSRITADIPSVARVVYDITAKPPATIEYE; from the coding sequence ATGGTCAAATGCGATAAGTTCATCCCGAAGTCGATAGAGGAGATCAAGGCCGCGGCTGGCACGGACAAGGTTGTCATGGCTCTCTCGGGGGGTGTCGACAGTTCTGTCTGTGCAGCGCTTGCAGCGCGTGCCATCGGCGACAACCTCATCCCGATCTATATCGATACCGGCCTGATGCGGAAAGGCGAGACCGATCGGATACGGACGATCTTCGGGAACATCCACCTCCAGATCGTTGACGCCGGTGACGAATTTCTCGATGCCCTCAAAGGCATCACCGATCCCGAGGCCAAACGCAAGGCCATTGGCGAGCGGTTCATCCGGGTCTTCGAGCGCGAAGCGAAGAAACAGGGAGCGAAATGCCTTCTCCAGGGAACCATCTACCCGGATCGGATCGAGAGCGAGGGCGGAATAAAGAGCCACCACAATGTCGGCGGGATGCCGCTCCACATGGAGTTCACAAAAGTCATCGAGCCGATCCGCGACCTGTACAAGGACGAGGTCCGCGAGGTGGCAGGGGCGCTCGGTCTCCCGAAGGAGATCCAGCACCGGATGCCCTTCCCCGGCCCCGGGCTTGCCGTGCGGGTGCTTGGCGAAGTGACCCGGGAGAAAGTTGCGGTCATCCGGGAGGCGAACTGGATCGTCGAGGACGAGCTTGTTGAGAAATACGCCCCCTGGCAGTGCTTTGCAGCGCTTGTCGGCCTCGGCACCGGGGTCAAAGGCGACAACCGGATCCACGGCTGGATCGTAGCCGTGAGAGCCGTGAACTCCCGGGATGGCATGACGGCCGATCCCGTCAATATCCCGTTCGAGCACTTGATGAGAATCGGGTCCAGGATCACTGCCGATATCCCGAGCGTTGCCCGGGTAGTCTATGACATTACGGCAAAACCCCCCGCAACCATCGAATACGAATAA
- a CDS encoding acetylornithine/succinylornithine family transaminase, which yields METTSQMKALDERYYMPAFSREIAIVKGEGSKVWDADGKEYLDCVAGIAVCSTGHCHPAVVKAICDQAHQLIHCSNLYYVPHQGDLAKKIVEVTGMHKAFFSNSGAEATDGALKLARVRTGKKKFVAFMHGFHGRTVGSLAVTHKPAIREPFEPLGLKTTFVEYGDLDGLKKAVDNDTAGVIVEPIQGEAGVIMPPDSFFAGIREVCDKSGALMIVDEVQTGMGRTGKWLGIQHTKVQPDIVTLAKGIASGFPMGALVAREGLEFKKSEHGSTFAGGPLACAASLATIGVIEKVLPEVAVKGERFRQGLAKYNPRVRGLMIGITIGDKCPEIQKKCAEEGVLVNCAADGNLRLVPPLTISNAEIDRVVKVINGALG from the coding sequence ATGGAAACAACCAGCCAGATGAAAGCGCTTGACGAGCGCTACTACATGCCCGCGTTCTCCCGGGAGATCGCGATCGTGAAAGGCGAGGGATCGAAGGTCTGGGATGCTGACGGCAAGGAGTATCTTGACTGCGTGGCAGGCATCGCCGTCTGCAGCACCGGGCACTGCCACCCGGCCGTTGTAAAAGCGATCTGCGACCAGGCGCACCAGCTCATCCACTGCTCGAACCTCTACTATGTCCCCCACCAGGGCGATCTCGCAAAGAAGATTGTCGAAGTCACCGGGATGCACAAGGCGTTCTTCTCGAACTCCGGCGCCGAAGCAACGGACGGGGCGCTCAAGCTGGCCCGCGTGAGGACCGGAAAGAAGAAATTTGTGGCATTCATGCACGGGTTCCACGGCCGGACCGTAGGGTCCCTTGCCGTAACCCACAAGCCTGCGATCCGGGAGCCGTTCGAGCCGCTGGGTCTCAAAACAACGTTCGTAGAGTATGGCGATCTCGACGGGCTCAAAAAAGCGGTTGACAACGACACCGCCGGTGTCATCGTCGAGCCCATCCAGGGTGAAGCCGGCGTCATCATGCCGCCGGACAGTTTCTTTGCAGGGATCCGCGAGGTCTGCGACAAGTCCGGCGCGCTCATGATCGTTGACGAGGTGCAGACGGGTATGGGCCGCACCGGCAAGTGGCTGGGCATCCAGCACACAAAAGTGCAGCCCGACATCGTGACGCTCGCAAAGGGGATTGCGAGCGGGTTTCCCATGGGCGCGCTCGTTGCCCGCGAAGGGCTGGAGTTCAAGAAGAGCGAGCACGGCAGCACGTTTGCCGGCGGGCCGCTTGCCTGCGCCGCATCCCTGGCAACGATCGGCGTGATCGAGAAGGTCCTCCCTGAAGTGGCTGTGAAGGGCGAACGGTTCCGGCAAGGTCTCGCGAAATACAATCCCCGCGTACGGGGGCTCATGATTGGTATAACCATCGGGGATAAATGCCCGGAGATCCAGAAGAAGTGCGCCGAGGAAGGCGTGCTCGTCAACTGTGCAGCGGACGGGAACCTCCGTCTCGTTCCCCCGCTCACGATCAGCAATGCCGAGATTGACCGGGTAGTGAAGGTTATCAATGGAGCGCTTGGTTAG
- a CDS encoding CTP synthase, which yields MKYIIVTGGVMSGLGKGITAASVGRILKNRGYRVTAVKIDPYLNIDAGTMNPAQHGEVFVLKDGSEVDLDLGNYERFLDIELSASHNITTGKVYRTVIEKERRGDFLGETVQIIPHITDQIKKCIQQAAEEEFPDGTKADICLVEVGGTVGDIESMPFLEAVRQMHGELPPHDFVLIHVTLIPEDTMGDFKTKPTQHSVKALRELGLHADIIVGRSESPIGANTKRKISAFCDLPQSAVISAATAPDTYAVPMEMEKEGIADVLSAHLGLDKKDVDTTWYRIVNKEYTNRITVAIVSKYGIEDVYISIKESLKHAGRALSTEVKIAWLDAERYERCSLKDYDGILIPGGFGKRGIEGKIEAIRFARENKIPFLGLCLGFQLATVEYARHKADIADATSEEFGEGTHVIAILPEQENVSELGGTMRLGNYTADLRQGTLARNLYGADQIVERHRHRYEVNPKYIRNLETAGLVFSATNKNRMECLELPDHPFFFATQFHPEFRSRPTRPSPPYLGFVEACRANKRTK from the coding sequence GTGAAGTATATTATTGTCACCGGTGGTGTGATGAGCGGGCTTGGAAAAGGAATCACCGCTGCATCCGTGGGCCGAATTCTGAAAAACCGGGGCTACCGCGTGACTGCGGTCAAGATCGACCCGTACCTCAACATCGATGCCGGCACGATGAATCCGGCCCAGCATGGCGAGGTTTTTGTCTTGAAAGACGGGAGCGAAGTGGATCTCGACCTCGGGAACTACGAGCGGTTCCTGGATATCGAGCTCTCTGCCTCCCACAACATCACCACGGGCAAGGTATACCGCACGGTCATCGAGAAGGAACGCCGCGGGGATTTCCTTGGCGAGACCGTCCAGATCATCCCCCATATCACCGACCAGATCAAGAAGTGCATCCAGCAGGCGGCAGAAGAGGAGTTCCCGGACGGGACAAAAGCCGATATCTGTCTGGTTGAAGTAGGCGGCACAGTCGGCGACATCGAGAGCATGCCGTTCCTTGAAGCGGTCCGTCAGATGCACGGGGAGCTGCCTCCCCACGACTTTGTCCTGATTCACGTCACCCTGATCCCCGAGGACACGATGGGGGACTTCAAGACCAAGCCCACCCAGCACTCGGTCAAGGCCCTGCGGGAACTGGGTCTCCACGCGGATATCATCGTTGGCCGGAGCGAGAGTCCTATAGGGGCCAACACCAAGCGCAAGATCTCGGCCTTCTGCGATCTCCCCCAGAGCGCTGTCATCTCGGCAGCCACCGCCCCGGACACCTACGCGGTCCCGATGGAGATGGAAAAAGAGGGCATCGCAGACGTCCTCTCCGCCCATCTCGGCCTTGATAAGAAGGACGTCGACACCACCTGGTACCGGATCGTCAACAAGGAGTACACGAACCGGATCACGGTTGCCATCGTGAGCAAGTACGGCATCGAGGACGTGTACATCAGCATCAAGGAATCGCTCAAGCACGCCGGCCGGGCCCTCTCCACCGAGGTCAAGATCGCGTGGCTGGATGCCGAGCGGTACGAGCGGTGCTCGCTCAAGGACTATGACGGCATCCTGATACCGGGCGGTTTTGGCAAGCGGGGCATCGAGGGCAAGATCGAGGCGATCCGGTTCGCCCGTGAGAACAAGATTCCCTTCCTCGGTCTCTGCCTCGGGTTCCAGCTGGCAACGGTCGAATATGCCCGGCACAAGGCGGATATCGCTGATGCCACGAGCGAGGAGTTCGGCGAAGGTACTCACGTGATCGCCATCCTTCCCGAGCAGGAGAATGTGAGCGAACTCGGCGGCACCATGCGCCTTGGCAACTACACGGCGGACCTCCGGCAGGGAACGCTTGCCCGGAACCTCTATGGCGCGGACCAGATCGTGGAGCGGCACCGCCACCGGTACGAGGTGAACCCGAAGTATATCAGGAACCTTGAGACTGCCGGCCTCGTCTTCTCGGCAACGAACAAGAACCGGATGGAATGCCTGGAACTGCCCGATCACCCGTTCTTCTTTGCCACCCAGTTCCACCCCGAGTTCAGGTCACGGCCCACGAGACCGTCGCCGCCGTATCTCGGCTTTGTTGAGGCATGCAGGGCAAACAAACGGACGAAATAA
- the hisD gene encoding histidinol dehydrogenase produces the protein MWKEVGIDAWLAARKTSLEDARTTVTEIIGRVQNEGDFALRDLAKKYCELTDIAVSEEEREAAYDQVDAQVVEALIEAHARIERFHELQKPRDLWFQEMEPGIVLGVKTTALNRVGIYVPGGRAAYPSSALMCAVPAWVAGVKEVCACSPPPIKPLTLVALDIAGVTEIYQAGGAQAIAAMALGTESIRPVQKIVGPGNVYVTLAKMMLREKAEIDFPAGPSEIGIIADSTADPRIVAADVLAQAEHDPNAACILVTTDKNLPAKVGKEIAKQLAAAPRKEIIEQALKNSGYTIVADMDEAIAASDVVAPEHLSIQVADPLSVVTKVKNAGAIFVGKYSAVACGDYAVGTNHCLPTAGYSKMYSGLDVQHFCKTASVEIIDRDGLEAIGDIVETIADAEGLYAHANSVRVRRDL, from the coding sequence ATGTGGAAGGAAGTCGGGATCGATGCGTGGCTTGCGGCCCGGAAGACGAGCCTCGAGGATGCACGCACTACCGTCACCGAGATCATCGGCCGGGTGCAGAACGAGGGCGATTTTGCACTCCGGGATCTTGCAAAGAAATACTGCGAACTGACCGACATTGCCGTTTCTGAAGAAGAGCGCGAAGCTGCGTATGACCAGGTCGATGCACAGGTTGTTGAAGCCTTAATCGAGGCGCATGCCCGGATCGAACGGTTCCACGAGCTCCAGAAGCCCAGAGACCTCTGGTTCCAGGAGATGGAGCCGGGGATCGTGCTCGGTGTCAAGACAACTGCCCTGAACCGCGTGGGTATCTACGTTCCCGGCGGGCGGGCCGCATACCCCTCCTCGGCCCTGATGTGCGCAGTCCCCGCATGGGTTGCGGGAGTAAAAGAGGTCTGCGCCTGCTCCCCTCCGCCGATCAAGCCCTTAACGCTCGTTGCCCTCGACATCGCCGGCGTTACCGAGATCTACCAGGCCGGCGGCGCCCAGGCTATTGCCGCCATGGCGCTCGGCACGGAGTCCATCCGCCCGGTCCAGAAGATCGTCGGGCCCGGTAACGTCTACGTGACGCTTGCGAAGATGATGCTCCGCGAGAAGGCCGAGATCGACTTCCCGGCAGGCCCAAGCGAGATCGGCATCATTGCCGACAGCACTGCCGATCCCCGTATCGTTGCCGCCGATGTTCTTGCCCAGGCCGAGCACGACCCGAACGCAGCCTGCATCCTTGTCACGACCGACAAGAACCTCCCGGCAAAAGTGGGAAAAGAGATTGCAAAGCAGCTCGCTGCTGCCCCCAGGAAAGAGATCATCGAGCAGGCGCTGAAGAACTCCGGCTACACCATTGTTGCCGATATGGACGAAGCGATTGCCGCATCCGATGTGGTTGCACCCGAGCATCTCTCCATCCAGGTTGCCGACCCGCTCTCGGTTGTGACGAAAGTGAAGAATGCCGGTGCCATCTTTGTCGGCAAGTACTCCGCGGTTGCCTGCGGGGACTATGCCGTCGGCACCAACCACTGCCTGCCAACGGCAGGGTACTCAAAGATGTACTCCGGGCTCGATGTCCAGCACTTCTGCAAGACCGCATCGGTCGAGATCATCGACCGGGACGGCCTCGAAGCCATCGGCGATATTGTCGAGACGATTGCCGATGCAGAAGGTCTCTATGCCCACGCCAACTCGGTGCGGGTCAGAAGAGATCTCTAG